In a single window of the Diospyros lotus cultivar Yz01 chromosome 10, ASM1463336v1, whole genome shotgun sequence genome:
- the LOC127811941 gene encoding xanthohumol 4-O-methyltransferase-like: MIMEKEAMDAEAMQLLQAQSVVWQQLLGFADIMALKCAVELRIADIIHSHGCPITLSQIAAGINAPSPDITYLGRIMRFLGRKKIFTFTPSNDGGETLYGPTHASKFLLCDSELSMAPIILLQSDPSAMAPWHYFSRCVREGGMAFEKAHGQEIWDFGSANPAFNKIFNAAMGCSAKFITTAVIAAYKDGFLSIGSLVDVGGGIGTSIAEITKAYPHIKATNFDLPHVIATAPEYPGVSHVGGDMFKSVPKADVVFMKEILHDWSDEHCVKILKNCRKAIPEKTGKVILVEAVLKPESEGLFDNPAFASDLIMLAHTTGGKERTEAEWKQVLEKAGFMRYNIIQIPALRSIIEAYPN; the protein is encoded by the exons ATGATTATGGAGAAGGAAGCCATGGATGCAGAGGCAATGCAATTGCTTCAAGCTCAATCAGTGGTATGGCAACAGCTGCTAGGCTTTGCAGACATTATGGCACTCAAATGTGCTGTGGAGCTTCGCATAGCTGACATCATTCACTCCCACGGTTGTCCAATCACCTTATCCCAGATCGCCGCCGGCATCAACGCTCCTTCCCCAGATATCACTTATTTGGGGCGCATCATGAGATTTCTGGGTCGTAAAAAGATATTCACTTTCACTCCATCGAACGACGGCGGAGAGACCCTTTACGGCCCCACCCACGCCTCCAAGTTCCTACTTTGTGATTCTGAGTTGAGCATGGCGCCAATCATACTGCTGCAAAGCGACCCCAGCGCAATGGCCCCGTGGCATTACTTCAGCCGGTGCGTGCGAGAAGGCGGGATGGCATTCGAAAAGGCCCACGGGCAAGAGATATGGGACTTTGGCTCTGCCAACCCGGCTTTCAACAAGATCTTCAATGCTGCAATGGGATGTTCGGCCAAGTTCATCACCACCGCAGTTATCGCTGCGTACAAAGATGGGTTCCTTTCCATTGGGTCGCTGGTGGATGTGGGAGGTGGGATTGGAACCTCCATAGCCGAGATCACCAAGGCCTATCCACATATCAAAGCAACCAACTTTGATTTGCCACACGTCATCGCCACAGCGCCCGAGTATCCTGGAGTCTCCCATGTTGGAGGCGACATGTTCAAGTCTGTTCCCAAGGCAGATGTAGTCTTCATGAAG gagaTATTGCACGATTGGAGTGATGAACATTGCGTGAAGATCTTGAAGAACTGTCGGAAGGCGATCCCAGAGAAAACAGGGAAGGTGATTCTAGTGGAAGCGGTTCTGAAGCCAGAGAGTGAAGGTTTGTTTGACAACCCGGCGTTTGCGTCTGATCTCATAATGCTTGCTCACACCACCGGCGGAAAGGAGAGGACAGAGGCTGAATGGAAGCAAGTGTTGGAGAAAGCAGGGTTTATGCGCTATAACATCATCCAAATCCCAGCTTTGCGCTCCATCATTGAGGCCTATCCAAACTGA